In Aegilops tauschii subsp. strangulata cultivar AL8/78 chromosome 3, Aet v6.0, whole genome shotgun sequence, one genomic interval encodes:
- the LOC109739062 gene encoding acyl transferase 15-like: MRVIVTKSRPLLVQPSTEQSTPATADHIKVSSFDKPLAFSSSSSFHVFDRAIHEPAETIKRALSRALDHFRLIAGRVVVGDDDGDLCIACTGEGVQFVAATANCALVDVKLFDPPFAGLLKDLAVEYPEAGCRVTDPLLLMQVTEFSCGAFVLGVTWNHVVADGTGIALLLRAVGELARGLARPSVSPVTCADQLLPDLPPLAAAIERTMVGQLKPKDYAYLDITVPMSTIHRIKAELGDELGAPCTVFEAVTAVMWQCRSRVIMPDDDPDNPAPLVFAADARRAVGAAEGYYSNCVTTQVVAPPPTIREVAEGDIKDVVKMIRTGKERIPATFAGEEGEEGMPLPCVEDTLFGYSALFVTSWRNLGFEATDFGGGTPARVMCYVGPESLPACVACLPCRDKGGANVLSRFLKEEHGGAFLAELAKFT, encoded by the coding sequence ATGAGGGTAATCGTGACCAAGTCCAGGCCGTTGCTGGTCCAACCGTCGACGGAGCAGTCGACGCCGGCGACGGCCGACCACATCAAAGTCTCCTCCTTCGACAAGCCTCtcgccttctcctcctcctcatcgttcCACGTCTTCGACCGCGCCATCCACGAGCCCGCCGAGACCATCAAGAGGGCGCTGTCCCGCGCTCTGGACCACTTCCGCCTCATTGCCGGCCGCGTCGTCGTGGGAGACGACGACGGCGATCTCTGCATCGCATGCACCGGCGAGGGCGTCCAGTTCGTGGCCGCCACGGCCAACTGCGCCTTGGTGGACGTCAAGCTCTTCGACCCGCCGTTCGCGGGGCTGCTTAAAGACCTCGCCGTCGAATACCCGGAGGCCGGCTGCCGCGTGACCGACCCCTTGCTGCTCATGCAGGTGACCGAGTTTTCCTGCGGCGCGTTCGTCCTTGGGGTCACCTGGAACCACGTCGTCGCCGACGGCACGGGGATCGCACTGCTCCTGCGGGCAGTGGGCGAGCTCGCGCGCGGGCTGGCTCGGCCGTCCGTCTCCCCGGTCACCTGCGCCGACCAGCTCCTGCCGGACCTCCCGCCGTTGGCCGCCGCTATAGAGCGCACCATGGTTGGCCAGCTGAAGCCCAAGGATTACGCCTACCTCGACATCACCGTGCCGATGAGCACCATCCACCGCATCAAAGCCGAGCTCGGCGACGAGCTAGGCGCGCCGTGCACCGTATTCGAGGCGGTCACGGCGGTCATGTGGCAGTGCCGCTCCCGCGTTATCATGCCGGACGACGACCCGGACAACCCGGCGCCGCTCGTGTTCGCGGCCGACGCGCGCAGGGCCGTCGGCGCCGCGGAGGGCTACTACAGCAACTGCGTCACGACCCAGGTAGTCGCGCCGCCTCCGACGATCCGTGAGGTGGCAGAAGGGGACATCAAAGACGTGGTTAAGATGATCAGGACCGGCAAGGAGCGGATACCGGCCACCTTcgccggagaagaaggagaagaaggcaTGCCACTGCCATGCGTGGAGGACACGCTGTTCGGGTACAGCGCGCTGTTCGTGACGAGCTGGCGGAACCTGGGCTTCGAGGCGACGGACTTTGGCGGCGGGACGCCGGCGCGGGTTATGTGCTACGTGGGGCCGGAGTCGCTGCCGGCCTGCGTGGCGTGCCTGCCGTGCAGGGACAAGGGCGGGGCCAACGTCCTCTCCCGCTTTCTCAAGGAGGAGCACGGCGGCGCCTTCCTTGCCGAGCTGGCCAAGTTCACGTGA
- the LOC109739066 gene encoding beta-glucuronosyltransferase GlcAT14A codes for MGAADKWLLPLVSVSFVSLMLFLSALSGYSASSALFARLPPPSYVRRGAAAPPSFAYLLSGGRGDGRRLLRLLLAVYHPRNQYLLHLSADAPEAERLDLAAAVARAAPAITAFGNVDVVGRPAAGTPMGSSGLAATLRAAAALLRLDAEWDWFVTLSAADYPLLTQDDLIHVFSSVPRHLNFIDHTSDIGWKESQRVQPVIVDAGIYLAGRNQFFQSTEKRATPDGFKFFTGSPWVILNRRFIEYCIFGWENLPRTLLMYFTNVMLPLEGYFHSVACNSDFRNFTVNNDLRYVAWDDPPQMEPRFLNITHYEEIVESGVPFARKFREKEYLLDRIDEKILQRWRHRPVPGAWCTGRKRWFSDPCSQWSNVNIVRPGPQAEKFRRYMDRILEESKSSNSSCAQ; via the exons ATGGGGGCAGCGGACAAGTGGCTGCTGCCGCTGGTCTCCGTCTCCTTCGTCTCGCTCATGCTCTTCCTCTCGGCGCTCTCGGGCTACTCGGCCTCCTCCGCGCTCTTcgcgcgcctcccgccgccctcctacGTGCGCCGCGGGGCCGCCGCGCCCCCCTCCTTCGCCTACCTGCTCTCGGGCGGCCGCGGCGATGGCCGCAGGCTCCTGCGCCTGCTCCTCGCCGTCTACCACCCCCGGAACCAGTACCTGCTCCACCTCTCCGCGGACGCGCCCGAGGCCGAGCGcctcgacctcgccgccgccgtcgcgcggGCCGCCCCCGCAATCACAGCCTTCGGGAACGTCGACGTCGTCGGCCGCCCCGCCGCGGGCACCCCCATGGGCTCCTCCGGCCTCGCCGCCAcgctccgcgccgccgccgccctgctcCGGCTCGACGCCGAGTGGGACTGGTTCGTCACGCTCAGCGCCGCCGATTACCCCCTCCTCACCCAGGACG ACCTGATTCATGTCTTCTCGTCTGTGCCAAGGCACCTCAACTTCATCGATCACACTAGTGATATTGGATGGAAAGA GTCTCAGAGAGTGCAACCAGTCATAGTAGATGCTGGGATATACCTGGCTGGCAGGAATCAGTTCTTCCAATCCACAGAGAAACGGGCGACTCCAGATGGTTTCAAATTCTTCACAG GTTCTCCTTGGGTCATTCTAAACCGGCGGTTTATAGAGTACTGCATTTTCGGATGGGAGAACCTCCCTCGAACCCTTCTCATGTACTTCACCAACGTGATGCTGCCTCTGGAAGGTTATTTCCACTCGGTCGCGTGCAACTCGGACTTCCGTAACTTCACGGTGAACAATGACTTGCGGTACGTGGCCTGGGACGACCCGCCTCAGATGGAACCCCGGTTTCTAAACATTACACATTATGAGGAGATAGTGGAGAGCGGAGTGCCCTTTGCTAGGAAGTTCCGAGAGAAAGAGTATCTGTTGGACAGGATTGATGAGAAAATACTCCAGCGGTGGCGTCACAGACCTGTTCCTGGAGCGTGGTGCACAGGCAGGAAGAGATGGTTCAGTGATCCATGTTCCCAGTGGAGCAACGTCAACATCGTAAGACCCGGGCCCCAAGCCGAGAAGTTCCGCAGATACATGGACCGGATCCTGGAAGAATCGAAGTCAAGCAACAGCTCATGCGCGCAATAG
- the LOC109739064 gene encoding ABC transporter G family member 7: MEIKGLGQLLAALAAALFLRVVAAGAGPALLPPAEEEEEDAEAGEGGGGGGVRPVAIRWARITCALKNKRGDMARFLLSNLSGEAKPGRLLALMGPSGSGKTTLLNVLAGQLAASPSLHLSGFLYVNGQPMSQGGYKIAYVRQEDIFFSQLTVRETLSLAAELQLPDTMSPERKEKYVNDLLFRLGLVNSADSIVGDAKVRGISGGEKKRLSLACELIASPSVIFADEPTTGLDAFQAEKVMETLRQLAEDGHTVICSIHQPRGSVYSKFDDIVLLSEGEVVYMGPAKEEPLKYFASLGYQCPDHENPAEFLADLISTDYSSAESVQSSQKRIENLIDEFTNKVLITEFNSPVTQSEGSEFSTKLAQKSTRKQRRGWWRQFRLLFKRAWMQAFRDGPTNKVRARMSVASAIIFGSVFWRMGKTQTSIQDRMGLLQVAAINTAMAALTKTVGVFPKERAIVDRERAKGSYALGPYLSSKLLAEIPIGAAFPLIFGSILYPMAKLHPTISRFAKFCGIVTVESFAASAMGLTVGAIAPTTEAAMALGPSLMTVFIVFGGYYVNPDNTPVIFRWIPKASLIRWAFQGLCINEFKGLQFEHQHSYDVQTGEQALERFSLGGIRIADTLAAQGRILMFWYWLTYLLLKKNKPRYQQLLPPSEEDQSKQQTE; encoded by the exons ATGGAGATCAAGgggctgggccagctcctggCGGCGCtggccgccgcgctcttcctgcGGGTCGTCgccgcgggggccggccccgCCCTCCTCCCgcccgcggaggaggaggaggaggacgcggaggccggcgaggggggaggcggcggcggggtgcgccCGGTGGCCATCCGGTGGGCCCGCATCACCTGCGCCCTCAAGAACAAGCGCGGGGACATG GCAAGGTTCTTGCTGTCGAATCTGTCCGGGGAGGCGAAACCGGGGAGGTTGCTAGCGCTCATGGGGCCGTCAGGGTCCGGCAAGACGACGCTGCTCAATGTGCTGGCAGGGCAGCTCGCGGCGTCGCCTTCCTTGCACCTCTCGGGCTTTCTCTATGTCAATGGCCAGCCTATGTCGCAGGGCGGTTATAA GATCGCTTATGTGAGGCAAGAAGACATTTTCTTCTCACAGCTCACGGTGCGGGAAACACTCTCCCTTGCCGCTGAACTCCAGCTTCCCGACACCATGTCTCCTGAGAGGAAGGAGAAGTATGTTAATGATCTCTTGTTTCGCCTTGGATTG GTCAACTCTGCCGATTCTATTGTGGGTGATGCAAAAGTACGCGGAATTAGTGGTGGTGAAAAGAAGCGCCTCTCGCTTGCATGTGAACTGATTGCAAGTCCTTCAGTCATCTTTGCGGATGAACCAACAACAG GCCTTGATGCATTCCAGGCAGAGAAGGTGATGGAGACCCTTAGACAACTTGCAGAAGATGGACACACTGTGATATGCTCTATACACCAGCCGAGGGGTTCAGTCTATAGCAAATTTGATGACATTGTGCTACTGTCAGAGGGAGAAGTTGTATATATGGGGCCTGCAAAAGAGGAACCTCTTAAATACTTTGCATCATTAGG GTACCAGTGCCCAGATCATGAGAACCCTGCCGAGTTCTTGGCTGATCTCATTTCCACTGATTATAGCTCAGCCGAAAGTGTACAGTCATCACAGAAAAGGATTGAGAACCTAATTGATGAATTTACAAATAAGGTTCTGATTACTGAATTTAACAGTCCAGTAACACAATCAGAGGGCTCTGAATTTTCTACCAAACTTGCTCAGAAGTCTACTAGAAAGCAAAGACGTGGTTGGTGGAGACAATTTCGTTTGCTGTTCAAGAGAGCATGGATGCAG GCTTTTCGTGATGGACCAACAAACAAAGTGAGAGCAAGAATGTCTGTTGCTTCAGCAATTATATTTGGATCAGTGTTCTGGCGAATGGGGAAAACTCAAACTTCCATACAGGATAGGATGGGACTTCTTCAG GTGGCTGCCATAAACACAGCAATGGCTGCTCTGACAAAGACGGTGGGAGTTTTTCCAAAAGAACGTGCTATAGTTGACAGGGAACGAGCAAAAGGTTCGTATGCACTAGGACCATATCTCTCATCTAAGCTGCTGGCCGAGATTCCTATTGGAGCAGCATTTCCGTTGATATTTGGATCCATCCTCTATCCAATGGCTAAACTTCATCCAACAATTTCTAG ATTTGCCAAGTTCTGTGGCATCGTGACTGTTGAATCGTTTGCGGCATCAGCCATGGGTCTTACAGTGGGAGCAATCGCTCCTACAACCGAGGCTGCGATGGCTCTTGGGCCATCCCTTATGACGGTGTTCATCGTCTTTGGAGGATACTATGTGAACCCTGATAACACCCCCGTCATCTTCCGCTGGATCCCAAAAGCATCTCTGATCAGATG GGCTTTTCAAGGACTTTGCATTAATGAGTTCAAGGGTCTGCAGTTTGAGCACCAACATTCTTACGATGTTCAAACTGGAGAACAG GCCCTGGAGAGATTTTCGCTGGGAGGAATCCGCATCGCCGACACGCTGGCTGCGCAGGGCAGGATCCTGATGTTCTGGTACTGGCTGACCTACCTCCTCCTGAAGAAAAACAAACCGAGGTACCAGCAGCTCCTGCCGCCCTCCGAGGAAGATCAAAGTAAGCAGCAGACGGAGTAG
- the LOC109739063 gene encoding tryptophan decarboxylase 1-like, translated as MGSIPARSGLVTAFGERPPFHPLNDDDVRSYLHKAVDFISDYYKSVESMPVLPSVKPGYLRDELGASPPVHPAPFDVAMKELRASVVPGITHWASPNFFAFFPATNSAAAIAGDLIASAMNTVGFTWQAAPAATEMEVLALDWLAQLLRLPRSFMNRTGASRGTGGSVILGTTSEAMLVTLAAARDIAMRRSGAGISDLAVYASDQTHSTFFKACRLAGFDPTNFRSIPTGPETDYGVDPVKLLAAMQADAMAGLVPTYVCATVGTTSSNAVDPIGDVAKVAAMFNVWVHVDAAYAGSACICPEFRHHLNGVEHVDSISMSPHKWLLTCLDCTCLYVRDARRLSQSLETDPEYLKNDASVSGDVTDLKDMQVGVGRRFRGLKLWMVMRTYGTANLQEHIRRDVAMAKMFEDLVHADNRFEIVVPRNFALVCFRIKAAGVRADDEVNRLLMANVNKTGKAYLTHTVVGGKLVLRFAVGSSLQEEKHILSAWELIRKTISDMMK; from the coding sequence ATGGGCAGCATTCCTGCAAGAAGCGGCCTCGTCACCGCCTTTGGTGAGCGGCCACCCTTCCATCCACTCAACGACGATGACGTACGATCCTACCTCCACAAGGCCGTCGACTTCATTTCCGACTACTACAAGTCCGTCGAGTCCATGCCGGTGCTGCCCAGCGTCAAACCTGGCTACCTGCGGGACGAGCTCGGAGCGTCTCCGCCGGTGCACCCAGCCCCTTTCGACGTCGCCATGAAAGAGCTCAGGGCGTCAGTGGTGCCTGGTATCACACACTGGGCCAGCCCAAACTTCTTCGCATTTTTTCCGGCGACCAATAGCGCTGCGGCTATCGCCGGAGATCTCATCGCCTCCGCAATGAACACCGTTGGATTCACGTGGCAGGCGGCTCCCGCTGCTACGGAGATGGAGGTGCTCGCGCTGGACTGGCTCGCGCAGCTTCTGCGGCTTCCAAGGAGCTTCATGAACCGCACCGGTGCTTCCCGGGGGACGGGCGGCAGCGTCATTCTAGGGACGACGAGCGAGGCCATGCTCGTCACGCTTGCCGCCGCCCGTGACATAGCAATGCGCCGGAGTGGGGCCGGGATTTCAGACCTCGCCGTCTACGCCTCTGACCAGACCCACTCTACGTTCTTCAAGGCGTGCCGGCTGGCGGGCTTCGACCCTACAAATTTCCGCTCAATTCCCACCGGGCCAGAGACTGACTACGGCGTCGACCCGGTGAAGCTACTCGCGGCCATGCAGGCCGACGCCATGGCCGGCCTCGTGCCGACCTACGTTTGCGCCACGGTGGGCACCACGTCCTCCAATGCCGTCGACCCGATAGGCGACGTAGCCAAAGTCGCGGCTATGTTCAATGTGTGGGTCCATGTCGACGCTGCCTATGCCGGCAGCGCGTGCATTTGCCCAGAGTTTCGGCACCACCTGAATGGCGTCGAGCACGTGGACTCCATCAGCATGAGCCCGCACAAGTGGCTGCTCACGTGTCTGGACTGCACTTGCCTCTACGTGCGTGATGCGCGCCGCCTCAGCCAGTCGCTGGAGACTGACCCCGAGTACCTCAAGAACGATGCCAGCGTGTCCGGCGACGTCACTGACCTCAAGGACATGCAGGTCGGAGTCGGCCGCCGCTTCCGTGGCCTCAAACTTTGGATGGTCATGCGCACCTACGGCACCGCCAATCTCCAAGAACACATCCGCAGAGACGTCGCCATGGCCAAGATGTTTGAGGACTTGGTCCATGCTGATAATCGGTTCGAGATCGTCGTGCCGAGAAACTTTGCTCTGGTCTGCTTCAGGATCAAGGCGGCTGGAGTTAGGGCGGATGACGAGGTGAACCGTTTGCTCATGGCAAACGTGAACAAGACCGGCAAGGCGTACCTTACGCACACAGTGGTAGGTGGCAAGCTCGTGCTGCGCTTCGCTGTGGGATCGTCACTTCAGGAGGAGAAGCACATTTTGAGCGCTTGGGAGCTCATCAGGAAGACGATCAGTGACATGATGAAGTGA